Proteins found in one Haloferax litoreum genomic segment:
- a CDS encoding PstS family phosphate ABC transporter substrate-binding protein, with the protein MTSNTDDVLSRRKFLIASGAVGVAGLAGCTENNTGGSDGGDSGGSEGGDSDSGGDGSEELSGAIDIAGSSTVFPLATAMAERFQKQNSGVNINIQSTGSGGGFANYFCPGDTDFNNASRPIKGEEENQCADNDVTPIELKVATDALTVVVNNDNDFIGEGLTVEQLQTIFSAEEAPTTWSDVNSEWPDEEIEIFGPTDASGTYDYFIEAIIGEEGPGHRQDYSATEQDRTIIQGVEGSEYAIGYLGFAYYSENTDSVQAVAVENDEGNFVEPSLDTALSGEYNPLSRPLFTYPSQGSLAEEHVAAFARYWMENSTSKEIVADEVGYVPLGDDEQQEMLDKLNAAIEEAN; encoded by the coding sequence ATGACGAGCAACACGGATGATGTCCTGTCTCGGCGTAAATTCCTGATCGCTTCCGGCGCTGTTGGCGTCGCTGGCCTCGCTGGATGTACCGAGAACAACACCGGCGGTTCGGACGGCGGCGACTCCGGTGGGTCGGAAGGCGGTGACTCCGACTCCGGTGGCGACGGGAGTGAGGAACTCTCGGGCGCAATCGACATCGCAGGCTCTTCGACCGTGTTCCCGCTCGCCACCGCGATGGCCGAGCGGTTCCAGAAGCAGAACTCGGGCGTCAACATCAACATCCAGTCCACTGGCTCCGGTGGTGGCTTCGCGAACTACTTCTGTCCCGGTGACACCGACTTCAACAACGCGTCGCGCCCAATCAAGGGCGAAGAGGAAAACCAGTGTGCAGACAACGACGTCACCCCCATCGAGCTCAAGGTTGCGACCGACGCCCTGACCGTCGTCGTCAACAACGACAACGACTTCATCGGCGAGGGACTCACCGTCGAGCAACTCCAGACTATCTTCTCTGCCGAAGAAGCACCTACCACGTGGTCTGACGTGAACTCCGAGTGGCCCGACGAGGAAATCGAAATCTTCGGTCCCACTGACGCCTCCGGTACGTACGACTACTTCATCGAGGCCATCATCGGCGAGGAAGGTCCGGGCCACCGCCAGGACTACTCCGCGACCGAACAGGACCGCACCATCATCCAGGGTGTCGAAGGCTCCGAGTACGCAATCGGCTACCTCGGCTTCGCGTACTACAGCGAGAACACGGACTCCGTGCAGGCTGTCGCCGTCGAGAACGACGAAGGCAACTTCGTCGAACCATCGCTCGATACCGCACTCTCCGGCGAGTACAACCCACTCTCGCGCCCGCTCTTCACGTACCCCTCGCAAGGCTCTCTCGCAGAGGAACACGTCGCTGCCTTCGCTCGCTACTGGATGGAGAACTCCACGAGCAAGGAAATCGTCGCCGACGAAGTCGGCTACGTCCCGCTGGGTGACGACGAGCAGCAGGAGATGCTCGACAAACTCAACGCGGCCATCGAAGAGGCTAACTGA
- the pstC gene encoding phosphate ABC transporter permease subunit PstC, with amino-acid sequence MSTDDLETDLTRKTENSPRELLTRSFFFLCAALSVVTTISIVALLVTEAAKFFTLTAPLMGVTGETASLVDFLTGTTWQIHNQEFGVLALVSATLMITIGSAIIALPLGVATAIYLSEYASKQARSVLKPALEILAGVPTVVYGFFALIYITPAIGVVLPGIGTFNILSASIVVGIMIIPMVASISEDAMSAVPDDLRQAGYGMGATKFDVSTGIVVPAALSGIFSSFILALSRAIGETMAVTVAAGAQAKFLNPLDPSSYLEGALPMTAAMVQLLTGDITGGGLAYRSLFAIGLVLFVITLIMNIISDYVAQRYREAY; translated from the coding sequence ATGAGCACAGATGACCTCGAAACTGACCTTACGCGGAAGACAGAAAATTCCCCGCGTGAGTTGCTGACGCGGTCGTTCTTTTTCTTGTGCGCGGCGTTGTCCGTCGTAACGACCATCAGCATCGTCGCACTCCTCGTCACCGAGGCGGCGAAGTTCTTCACACTCACTGCCCCACTGATGGGTGTCACGGGAGAAACGGCCTCGCTCGTCGACTTCCTCACGGGGACGACCTGGCAAATTCACAACCAGGAGTTCGGTGTGCTGGCACTCGTCTCGGCGACGCTGATGATTACCATCGGGTCAGCAATCATCGCTCTGCCGCTCGGTGTCGCGACGGCGATTTACCTGAGCGAATACGCGAGTAAACAGGCTCGCTCAGTTCTCAAGCCCGCCCTCGAAATTCTCGCTGGCGTGCCCACCGTCGTGTACGGGTTCTTCGCACTCATCTACATCACGCCCGCGATTGGTGTCGTCTTACCCGGCATCGGGACGTTCAACATCCTCTCGGCGAGCATCGTCGTCGGTATCATGATTATCCCCATGGTCGCGTCCATCAGTGAAGACGCGATGTCCGCCGTCCCCGACGACCTCCGTCAGGCAGGGTACGGCATGGGCGCGACGAAGTTCGATGTGTCCACGGGCATCGTCGTCCCCGCCGCACTCTCCGGTATCTTCTCGTCGTTCATTCTCGCTCTCTCGCGCGCCATCGGCGAGACGATGGCCGTCACCGTCGCCGCGGGTGCGCAGGCGAAGTTCCTCAACCCCCTCGACCCCTCGTCGTACCTCGAAGGTGCGCTACCCATGACCGCGGCGATGGTCCAGTTGCTCACCGGTGACATCACGGGTGGCGGACTGGCCTACCGCAGTCTCTTCGCAATCGGTCTCGTCCTCTTCGTAATCACGCTCATCATGAACATCATCAGCGACTACGTCGCACAACGCTACCGGGAGGCGTACTGA